In Bacteroidales bacterium, the following proteins share a genomic window:
- a CDS encoding SusD/RagB family nutrient-binding outer membrane lipoprotein, whose amino-acid sequence MKKMTYIQSLGAALFIGILMLPACTDKFEEMNKDPNNPVDVPAYTAFTAAIVNSVDHRLGGGWMNHTYFACWSQQWCKIQYIDEDHYLLRTENQNDFFQTPYNSYLMDLKLVIDKTKAGGPEENLGLNAAARVLRAWNFHILTDQFGDVPYSEALLGIDNPDNVRPKYDTQESIYKDLIADLKQCNTDLKSLQGVNFGNGDLIYGGDPEAWRRFANSLRLRLLNRAAGVVNVATKPWDQAEAEITAMLANPAEYPMIESNDDNAKLEYPGQLPYRNGTFNTLYTRT is encoded by the coding sequence ATGAAAAAAATGACCTATATTCAATCTCTGGGGGCAGCCCTTTTCATTGGGATTCTTATGCTCCCTGCCTGTACCGACAAGTTCGAGGAAATGAACAAAGACCCGAACAATCCGGTAGATGTGCCTGCCTATACGGCTTTTACTGCAGCCATTGTTAATTCAGTTGACCATCGTCTGGGCGGTGGTTGGATGAACCACACGTATTTCGCCTGCTGGTCACAACAGTGGTGTAAAATTCAATACATTGACGAAGATCATTATTTGCTTCGTACAGAAAACCAGAACGACTTCTTCCAGACGCCGTACAATAGCTATCTGATGGATCTTAAATTAGTTATTGATAAAACCAAAGCTGGAGGTCCTGAAGAAAATCTGGGTCTGAATGCCGCAGCCAGGGTTTTACGTGCATGGAACTTTCATATTCTTACCGATCAGTTCGGAGATGTTCCATACAGTGAGGCTCTGTTGGGAATAGATAATCCTGATAATGTGCGACCAAAATATGATACCCAGGAGTCGATCTACAAGGATCTGATTGCCGACCTCAAACAGTGCAATACCGATTTAAAAAGTCTTCAGGGTGTTAATTTTGGAAACGGGGATTTGATTTATGGTGGAGATCCGGAAGCCTGGCGACGTTTTGCTAACTCCCTGCGCCTGCGATTACTGAATCGTGCCGCCGGGGTTGTGAATGTTGCTACCAAACCCTGGGATCAGGCAGAAGCTGAAATTACTGCTATGCTGGCTAATCCTGCTGAATATCCAATGATCGAATCAAATGATGATAATGCCAAGCTTGAGTATCCTGGGCAATTGCCATATCGGAACGGGACGTTCAACACCCTGTATACCCGTAC